Proteins encoded together in one Marinobacter sp. Arc7-DN-1 window:
- a CDS encoding DODA-type extradiol aromatic ring-opening family dioxygenase, whose product MSLFVSHGAPTFALEPGLAGPALTDLGRRLPKPEAVLVVSPHWMTTGIRVGFSEKPATIHDFSGFPPELYRMEYPVSGHPALAGKALALLEAAGWKPVADASRGLDHGAWVPLMHLFPEASVPVFQVSMPMDLDSESAWQLGEALQPLEHDGVLIVGSGSLTHNLHEVRWRDRKASDYAREFTDWVRANIREGNQQQLIETLKLAPHARRAHPTEEHFLPLLVAAGAAGIGSSGGLIDGGIEHGVLAMDAFVFNREATWIGGLSGFPN is encoded by the coding sequence ATGAGCCTGTTTGTCTCCCACGGCGCACCCACCTTCGCATTGGAGCCGGGCCTGGCTGGCCCGGCACTGACCGACCTGGGTAGACGCCTGCCAAAACCCGAAGCCGTGCTGGTCGTTTCACCGCACTGGATGACCACCGGAATCCGGGTGGGCTTCTCGGAAAAACCGGCAACCATCCACGATTTCAGCGGATTCCCGCCTGAGCTGTACCGGATGGAATATCCGGTATCAGGCCACCCGGCTTTGGCTGGCAAAGCCCTGGCGCTTCTGGAGGCGGCCGGCTGGAAACCTGTGGCTGACGCCAGCCGGGGGCTGGATCACGGTGCCTGGGTCCCCCTGATGCACCTGTTCCCGGAGGCTTCAGTCCCGGTCTTTCAGGTTTCCATGCCAATGGATCTTGATTCCGAGTCAGCGTGGCAGCTGGGCGAGGCACTGCAGCCCCTGGAGCATGACGGGGTACTGATTGTCGGATCCGGCAGTCTGACCCATAACCTGCACGAAGTTCGCTGGCGGGATCGGAAGGCGTCAGACTACGCCCGGGAATTTACGGACTGGGTGCGGGCAAACATCCGGGAAGGCAATCAGCAACAGCTGATTGAAACCTTGAAACTGGCTCCCCACGCCCGGCGTGCCCACCCCACAGAAGAGCATTTCCTGCCTCTGCTGGTGGCGGCCGGTGCAGCTGGCATCGGAAGTTCGGGCGGCCTGATTGATGGCGGTATCGAACATGGCGTTCTGGCCATGGACGCCTTCGTGTTTAACAGAGAGGCCACCTGGATCGGTGGCCTCTCTGGGTTCCCGAACTGA
- a CDS encoding DoxX family protein has protein sequence MNNAFLNTLLSTQAGWGALALRIPVGIIFAAHGAQKLFGWFGGYGLEGTGQWMDSIGLSPGYLMALLAGGAEFLGGLALIIGFLVRPASAVLAFAMLIAIFSVHIGNGLFMSNNGYEFGLALLAVSVSLFFSGAGRASVDRLIAAQ, from the coding sequence ATGAACAACGCATTCCTGAACACGTTGCTGTCTACCCAGGCCGGCTGGGGTGCTCTTGCCCTGCGCATTCCGGTCGGGATTATTTTCGCCGCCCACGGCGCCCAGAAACTGTTTGGCTGGTTCGGCGGCTATGGCCTGGAAGGTACCGGGCAGTGGATGGATTCCATCGGCCTGAGCCCGGGCTACCTGATGGCCCTGTTGGCCGGTGGTGCGGAATTCCTTGGCGGTCTGGCACTGATCATCGGCTTTCTGGTTCGCCCCGCCAGCGCGGTACTGGCTTTCGCCATGCTGATTGCCATTTTCAGCGTTCATATCGGCAACGGGCTGTTCATGAGCAACAATGGTTACGAGTTTGGTCTGGCATTGCTGGCAGTATCCGTGTCACTGTTTTTCAGTGGTGCCGGACGGGCATCTGTTGACCGCCTTATCGCAGCCCAATAA
- a CDS encoding LysR family transcriptional regulator yields MDRLLEMQTFCAVVEAGSFVAASDALGMSRAAVSRYLGELESRLGIRLLHRTTRRLSLTGEGEVFYVRCRELLAGVEEAEAEITSRSDVARGLLRINAPVSFGISHLAPLWGEFHARYPDVALSIDLSDRLVDIVEEGFDLAIRIATLQSSTLVSRRITSTRLIACASPHYVSAQGSPEAPADLASHRIIGYSNFTTGNDWPFEGPEGATSVRVRPWMQANNGETCCAAAVAGQGVVLQPGFLVQKDLEAGRLVELMPEYRSTELGVYAVYPTRKFVTPKVRVLVDYLVSAFPEAL; encoded by the coding sequence ATGGATCGATTGCTGGAGATGCAGACCTTCTGTGCGGTGGTGGAGGCGGGCAGCTTCGTTGCCGCTTCGGATGCCCTGGGCATGTCCAGGGCGGCGGTGTCCCGCTATCTCGGTGAGCTGGAATCCCGGCTTGGAATAAGACTGTTGCACCGGACGACCCGGAGGCTGTCACTGACGGGAGAGGGTGAAGTTTTCTATGTTCGCTGCCGGGAGCTGCTCGCGGGCGTGGAGGAAGCCGAGGCGGAAATTACGTCCCGGAGCGATGTCGCCCGGGGTTTGTTAAGGATTAACGCACCGGTCAGTTTCGGGATCAGCCATCTGGCACCTTTGTGGGGCGAGTTTCACGCCCGTTATCCGGATGTGGCGCTCTCTATCGATCTGTCTGACCGGCTGGTGGACATTGTCGAAGAAGGCTTTGATCTGGCCATCCGTATTGCAACACTGCAAAGCTCCACGCTGGTCAGCCGACGGATAACGTCAACCCGCCTGATCGCCTGTGCCTCCCCCCATTATGTGTCGGCCCAGGGCTCGCCCGAAGCGCCTGCGGATCTCGCCAGCCACCGGATCATCGGCTACAGCAACTTCACGACCGGCAACGACTGGCCGTTCGAAGGACCGGAGGGGGCGACCAGTGTGCGGGTCCGGCCGTGGATGCAGGCCAATAATGGCGAGACATGCTGCGCAGCCGCGGTGGCTGGGCAGGGCGTGGTGCTTCAACCGGGCTTTCTCGTACAGAAGGACCTTGAAGCCGGGCGACTGGTGGAACTGATGCCAGAATATCGTTCCACTGAGCTCGGCGTGTACGCCGTTTATCCCACCCGCAAGTTCGTGACGCCCAAAGTCCGCGTGCTGGTTGATTACCTCGTATCGGCGTTTCCGGAGGCTCTGTGA